Part of the Falco rusticolus isolate bFalRus1 chromosome 2, bFalRus1.pri, whole genome shotgun sequence genome is shown below.
GATGACATTGCAAAATCAGAATTTCAACACTAATGAAAATAACACTCAATAAACAGACCGTAAGTTAATAGTTCCCCCccttttctgtttatctgtgGTTTCTTCATGTCTTCTTAGCTGTGCAAGTAGTTCCGATTCCGTCTGTTTCTTGTTGAGTGGGAGGGAAGATGCAACTGCAGAAACAGCCTCCACCAGTTCTGGATTTAAAGGCTTGCCTCTGTAAGAGACACAACAGataaggaaatagaaaaaattaaaagccttaatatttttcagttgtcaTTTCTATACTGTCATTTTATGTCTTAACTCAGAAGTTACAGTTACCTATTATCCCAAATGGGGGTGGCCAGGGGATGGCCCGGTTTGCCCTATGTTGCACAAACCATCTCACTGACACTGACAAGCTCGTGTTCTCAAACCTGGGAAAATGGCAGCCCTATGCCACTGCATAGCCCCTCAGACATGAAGCTTGAAGACCACAGGCAGTATAGATCTGCGtgtttataaaaattataaacacaCCATGGAGGAGAGCCACTTGCAAGACTTGacaatcattatttttttcctttttcctcagttttattgtattttacCTGAACAGTATTTCCCCCCTCACATTCAAATCACTTTATACATGCAGACGGTAGTGTTACCTTTCAAAAGTCTCAGTGCAGAAAGTTAGCACATAGTAGAAAGCCTACAACATCTTTTGTCCATATTCTCCCCTGTGATTTACTGTAATCTGTATCTGTACACCATATATCCTTACAAGATTCTTTTCCATACTCGGAAACAGCATTTGATGCTTTATTTTGTCCcagatcataaaaaaaaaaatatgcaagaaaggagaaaacaagttaagaaaaatatatacttaaCCGCTGGATGTCTTCTGTAGTTCTCCGAGGCACAGCGCCTTCACTGTCCGGGCCTTCCAGCTTGTTTGTGGCTTGCTTTTTGATTTCACGTGTTTTTAACTGTTGGAGTTTTGTCCTGTAGCTCACTTCTACTTTCATATGACCAATAATGTCTAGTAACTTCTGCTTTGGTGTTTCTGCTGTACCTTCCTGACTCTTTGATGACACTTCAGCGCTGCTGTCTTTGGAAGTAGTAGATTTATCTTTCTCAGTAGAAAGTATGCTGCTTGTGCTGAAgagtttctgtattttgctagaagtttaaaaaaataaataaaaaacagaagctACAAATAGGGTCCAAGGCTTTATTATTTAAGTCTACAAAAACACCATCAGTTACAACTGTCTAGGCCTAACTGAGTATGTTAAGCACATGTCCAATATGCACATTTTGACTTTTGAGAAGGACTAAGGCAGCATTTAGGTGCCTTATCATTTATGGGTTTGTcatcacaaaaatcaaataaatttatttcctcCGTAAATAAACAGCGTTTAATCTACTAACTTAAAACTTCTCAAGTATTTCTGCATTAGGTAGCAGACAGAGTTTGAATCTACTGGTAGCTGATACTTAAATTCATTAGTACTATAGAAAACTCAACAGAACTCTTAAAATGAGGCAAAGAGATCACTCCTagctgcctgaaaaaaagaCTGCACCCACACATTCAGCTTCACATCATTTTACACTTGTAGCACTACTACAGATCGCATTCCCCCACCCTATGCCCTGCAATATAGCACCCAAGCATTTCTGCAGCCATGTGGGAAAATGGATCCTGCTGCAAGACAACCcagtaacaaacaaaaaagttattttggttATTCTTCCCTCTGGAACAGCTCTTCTACCTAGTTTAACACATCACTAGTTTAACACAAAGAAGCTAAAACTGCCATGGTGCCAATGAGGATGCAAAGCCAGGgacagcagggagctgctcagGGTATTACTGCAACACAGACACAACAAATACTCTGTAAAAACTACTGTAAAattcaaagaattttaaacattCTAAACTCTTTAACAtactaaaatgaaatgtttaagtCTTTAAAttcacaaatactttttttgtttaaaaatcaccTTAAAGTtactaaaataaagaaaaaacccttacAATTAAGTATGTGTTTtgattcaaaataaaacatttcagtagaTCTTAAAACACTTCAACAAATCTGAAGGAATCTTGATATACTTTCCCCtctcacacacacccctccagctaaaaaagaaaaatctgctagGCAGGCACCACATTACTGCCTCAGTCACTCCATACTTAATAGATTGTCAGCATTAACCCTAAGTTTCAATGTTGAGAAGCAACAGGAAAATTTAAGGAAAGCTTCATCTGCATTATTGAGAAGATGGTAGGAATCCTGTGGGGAACCATTCAGTGTAAAACAGCAGATCTTTTTCAAACACGTTCTTCATTAATTCAAGCTGCATGCTCCTTAAACTATTTATCCATTCAGAGAtctttccttgcagaaaaacacagcaaggcTGCAAGTCCTAAACATGTAAAGCCAGTGGCACACTGCAGTTTGCACTACTGTTAGCTCATCTACCATcaggtttctcttctgctcagaAGCCTATCCTTAGAAAGCAAACACAGCCACGAAAGAAACCTAGCTGCTTTATTTATCAGGCTATCACAGTATTGGAACTTGTTCAAAAACGTCGAGgagctttgaaataaaaaaagcaaaggtacAACAGACTTATTAGAAGTAGTTAAAAGCttatagtaaaaataataatgaactTCCAAACGCTATTTTCAGCCAGTGCTTTGGGCATGTACTGCTCTCCTGATACACACGCGGTAAAATGACGCCCGGGTCACAGCTGCACATCCTTCCCTGCGCCCAGAGATGAGAAGGACTGCAAGGAGAGCCACGCAAGAAACACAACCCACACCCCTCGGCTTGGCCTCACCCTCCCGATGCCCTCTGCCCGCGGGTGTCACCAGGGCCCAGCCCCGGCAGGACGGGCCTGGCCTGCCTGCCGCCAAGCGGGCTTAAACCCCGAGACcccgggggcgggcagggcggcgggcCGCGGCAGGGCACAGCGCAGCACCACGGGCACCGGGCAGGCCTCGCGGTCACGGGAGACTGTCGCTAAAACAAACCCCCCCCGTGTAACATGAAGGCAAATGGCGGCAACCCGCTGCCGAGGCGCAGGCCGCGGCGCCCCGGCCTGGACCGGCCCCACCCGCGGCGCACAGGAGCAGCCTTTCCCGGGGAGCCCCGTCCCGCCAAAGGCCGCGCCCTCTCCACCGGGGAAGGGATTTGCGTGAGGCGACGGTACCTGTGAGGCCtcccctcccgccgcgccgcccccgccgcctcccggccGCTGGCTGGCCCGGCGAGCAGCCGCATGGCGAGGCGACAGGGGCCGCCGGCCGCATCCCAGCCACGGACGCGGCTCCACATCGTGGGAGCGGCGCGGCAGGCGGCGCGGTCCGGCAGAGCGGTCCGTCCCCCGCTTGGTCCCGCCGGCGCGGCCGGAAGCTGCGCCAAGCGTTCCGCGCACCAGCGTTCCGGTACCTGGCAGTGCTGCGTTAACCGTTGtgcttgatgatcttaaaggtcttttccagtcttttctatgattctgtaactTCATAGCAACTGGTAGTTACCAAGACTATTAAGCAAACTAAGAACAATGATTTATTGTGCAGTCGAAGTATAGAAAACAGAACCTGGATGTGCAGATCTTACACTGCAAAGAAACATTCCTCCGAAGACCTGTCTCTGCAGGTGGTTTGCTCTGCTGTAGATCAGACCATGTCAATGCAATCATTGAACACATTTGAACACCTCTGATGTTTTCACTCCTATTGGAATCAGTAGTCACAGTAATGGTGGTGTCATCAGATCTgctccaaattattttctccagctgccttttcaAACAACAGTGCATCCTGCACTGCCCAGCTGCACCATTTACCTGCACATTCTCCACTGTTTTAGAGTCACAACAAACAAATACCAAGTGATGGTGGCAGCTAGTCTCTTCTATCTCTCAGAATGAccttttgttggtttttttccaacttgaACTATCCCTCATCCCCATGCATCCAGACAGATTTGTAGTAAGGTCTTCAATCTCTATGCTTACTCGGAAGATGCCACAGTCCAGGAAGTTCTGGAATTCCCAAGGTGATGTGACCATCtacaacaacagaaacagacCAGCAGACTGAAATGTCTAGTGCTGAGACTCCTCATCTCTGACTTAGGGAGGCTATCTTGCATTAGGTTAGGGCCAAACATCTTTCTGAAATATGTGGTTAAAAGCTGTCCCCCAAAACCTTCACTTCACTGAGTGCAACCTACTTTGGAAGGCCAACACTGTCCTCTCACTTGCAGTTGACAGCAGTACATCAGTACCCAAATCACTATCACCTGTGTAAGGCCTTGCGTGCAGAAGCCATCTTACTTTTCCTCCATGTACAGCCCCCATGTGGTACTGTACTGCTTGACACAGTTCTCCAAACAGTGGGAACAACATCCACGGCAAGATGCTGGGCAAGTTTTGATGGTgtcatttctgcagctctggctgctaTTCTGGGACAGTACTTGCAAAGAACTGATGTTCACCCTCCTGGCAGTGAGGCTTTCCCTAAGAATTAGGAAAGGCAGACTGGCTTACAGGGAGCAAATGGTTTGCCTCTGGGTGGCTGGAGATGGTGGGCCAGGAGATCGGCTTGGACTGCTGGTATCCTGCAGGATAGAAAGGAATACATGTTGCAAGGAAACCCTTTCCTCTCCTGGGTCACACAAGTTTTCATGTCATTCCCTTACCAGCTTTTCAACTCCCAAAAGTTACCCATCCCTCCAGTGCTGAAACACTCTGCTCAAGAGGGGTTGTGCCCCTCCCATCACACAATGGGCCATCATGTCCCAAAGCCAATCACCCATACCCCTTCGGTGCAAGAAAGCACCTCCATGTTCCTGCAAAGCACTTGCAAGCCACGGTCTCTGTACACATGTCCCATTTCTGTCCTACCTAAAAGCCCTGAGAGGAAGCCTGAAGTTAAGCTCCAAATTGTCCATTAGGACCTCTATGCCAGCACGGTGCAGGGACATGCAGGGACACGGCGTGCAGTCTTAGTAGGCGTGGGTGCAGGAAGCAGGAATAGCCATGTGGTGGCAATATGCTCATTGTATGCTGCATTTCACGCCTATAAAATCTCCCAGGCAACGTTTCAAGCACTCACCAGTTCCCTCTTTTGTACAGGGTCCAATCGAGCAGATCAGGCCTGGTGGTCTGCCTGAGGAACATGGTTATGAAGAAGCATCCTGAAACACTCAAGGTCTGATGTTTCAGCTGGCAAATGCCGAAGGCAGGCAGCATGTGGTTTAATGGCATATTAGTCACAATTTTTACCAAATTAGGGGTTAGATGTTTTTCACCAACTGGATCTTCCAACACTGCTGCAGTCCTGCTAAAAAAGAAGTCAGCACTCAGGTCAAAATTCTTTGCGACTAAATAGTAATCTCTAAGTATCTCAGGTCATTTGATATGCACAACTAACAGTCACTAACTGGTTACTGCAGACTCAGCAATTATTTCTATGTTAAAGCAATAAAGTAACTTACAGTCCGATGTATTGtttctagaatatttttaacCTAGCCTGCTTTTCCTTAGCAATTGCCATATTTTGAAGAATAGCCCcaattaaaaaaggatttttcttttctttaccaatttaaaaggattttccttttcctttaccATTTAAAAGGAACGTTTCAAGAAAATAACCATATAGAAAAATCATATCTGAACCCTTCAATTACTTAAAAGTGATGGGGGGAAAAGTACATTTAACTTTCTGGTATTTATAATGCTTTTTCCTGGGTTTGGGCTTTGAAAGTATGAGCTGTCCATTTTATCTAGGGGAAAACACCATGGATCTAAGCTCCGATATGTAGGTCTGTGTGTCTCAATCCATGCAAACACATGTGCAACTCAGCAGGGATTGCAGGTGTACAGCACTTCCCAGGAACACTGCCTGGTCTGGCAGAGCATCTGTGGCAGTACTGATCACTGATATATATTGTAGCTACTGCTCATC
Proteins encoded:
- the MRPS31 gene encoding 28S ribosomal protein S31, mitochondrial — its product is MWSRVRGWDAAGGPCRLAMRLLAGPASGREAAGAARREGRPHSKIQKLFSTSSILSTEKDKSTTSKDSSAEVSSKSQEGTAETPKQKLLDIIGHMKVEVSYRTKLQQLKTREIKKQATNKLEGPDSEGAVPRRTTEDIQRGKPLNPELVEAVSAVASSLPLNKKQTESELLAQLRRHEETTDKQKRGGTINLRNVISEMAIKRQSPAQRGVMLSRRISLEFDEDGQGTKPERLSPQSSDSRRSLKGGRRLNIFTKASTEPENALKTVSSPTIWDLEFAKEIAAVTAQPPRNGFEEMIQWTKEGILWEFPIDNEIGMDDGAEFHEHIFLEKHLEGFPKQGPIRHFMELVICGLSKNPYLSVKQKIEHIEWFQKYFEEKKEFLQEI